A section of the Enterococcus montenegrensis genome encodes:
- a CDS encoding SNF2 helicase associated domain-containing protein — MKWSIPEKVIERGRTYLNEGRVLSVTPDPANKVWHAVVLGSEEYLVDLDATAKEEDYCQCPYWEEHHYCKHTVAVELFLRQQGKTRFMSSMEVPVKSKFSTAEMFTNGFAKLKLPVAEGPAVPLRLQFNIEAIETNPYHKELAVFGISLKVGQRGVARNYIVKNIYKFLQAYSEHKKILINKQHSFLIEPAAFSPDVNEALDVLWGMAQTQQLMGQTGILVNGKLDKKYLLVPIGWGQKLLTMLGNLGGTFSYDEKKLNPIVFSDVTLPLEFTVKKVEDQFILEIEKDYDQVFNYYHWGVIDEQIHPLSSCQQEIYLTLDQLLKRIEKKEIPYAKKELSVLFKQVLPLLRQIGNVTIAKEVYRYISDEDLAISFILRKKKGQVAVELQFAYGNAIFSSDATHNVVEENQPEVLRDYQKEDRARHLLQQQGYVENDTGFSKDLPTGSGLYYFFTRELPTLQQLGTVKLGKKLRELYLDAHKIEPEVKVDSDGSWLDVHFDISGIGEKEIDNILQSLLNQDAFYTLTNGQILSLETPEFQETSAILQKLRQTNSQDGVIKMPLNQGLVLQEQLKTANVAFSDNFTQMAKDLTHPENYPVALPEGLNADLRPYQVTGFRWLKMLSHYQFGGILADEMGLGKTLQTIAYLLSEKQEKASRRTLIVAPASLTFNWLAELKKFAPSLKAVVVGGNKHERMQCLSQPVDIYITSYASLRQDIALYQELTLDQLILDEAQMVKNAATKTAKALRSLVIPNRFALSGTPIENNLEELWSLFEMIMPGFFPSQQRYRQLSAEQIAQMIKPFVLRRDKATVLKDLPEKLETNYYSALTEDQKKIYLAYLRQMREEISQMDAAAFKKNRISILAGLTRLRQICCDPKLFIDDYTGTSGKLEQVKDLIQAAQENGRRVLLFSQFTGMLTIIEEELAKLGYDSFYLRGSTPPKNRIEMVDAFNKGEKDVFLISLKAGGTGLNLTGADTVILYDLWWNPAVEEQAAGRAHRIGQEKVVEVWRMIAEGTIEERMNALQQDKRELFQKVIQGNETQLQQLTEADIRMILSVGE, encoded by the coding sequence GTGAAGTGGAGTATTCCTGAAAAAGTGATTGAACGAGGGCGCACATACCTCAATGAAGGAAGAGTACTATCAGTAACGCCGGATCCGGCCAATAAAGTTTGGCATGCTGTTGTATTAGGTAGTGAAGAATATTTGGTGGATTTGGATGCTACTGCCAAAGAAGAAGATTATTGTCAGTGCCCTTACTGGGAAGAACACCATTATTGTAAACATACAGTGGCAGTCGAATTATTTTTGCGTCAACAAGGCAAGACGCGTTTTATGAGCAGTATGGAAGTTCCAGTCAAAAGTAAATTTTCAACAGCAGAAATGTTTACCAACGGTTTTGCCAAATTAAAATTACCAGTAGCAGAAGGGCCGGCAGTACCGTTACGTTTACAGTTTAATATAGAAGCAATTGAGACGAATCCTTATCATAAAGAATTGGCAGTTTTTGGGATTAGTTTAAAGGTTGGCCAGCGGGGTGTTGCCCGCAATTATATTGTAAAAAATATTTATAAATTTCTCCAAGCTTATTCAGAGCATAAAAAAATCCTCATTAATAAACAGCATAGTTTTCTAATTGAACCAGCTGCTTTTAGCCCAGACGTTAATGAAGCATTAGATGTTTTGTGGGGAATGGCACAGACACAACAATTAATGGGGCAAACTGGAATTTTAGTCAATGGCAAATTAGACAAAAAATACTTATTGGTTCCAATTGGTTGGGGCCAAAAATTATTAACGATGCTAGGAAATTTAGGCGGAACATTTTCCTACGATGAAAAGAAACTAAATCCAATTGTCTTTTCTGACGTTACATTACCACTAGAATTTACCGTCAAAAAAGTTGAAGACCAATTCATTTTAGAAATTGAAAAAGACTACGATCAAGTATTTAACTATTATCATTGGGGCGTAATCGATGAACAAATTCACCCATTGTCTAGTTGCCAACAAGAAATTTATTTAACGTTGGATCAGTTATTAAAAAGAATAGAAAAAAAAGAAATTCCTTATGCCAAAAAGGAATTATCGGTTTTATTTAAGCAAGTCTTACCATTATTGCGTCAAATCGGGAATGTTACAATTGCAAAAGAAGTTTATCGCTATATTAGCGATGAAGATTTAGCAATCAGTTTTATCTTGCGCAAGAAAAAAGGTCAGGTTGCAGTTGAATTGCAATTTGCATATGGCAATGCGATCTTCTCCAGCGATGCTACGCATAATGTTGTTGAAGAAAATCAGCCCGAGGTACTAAGGGATTACCAAAAAGAAGATCGTGCACGTCATTTGTTGCAACAACAAGGCTACGTGGAAAATGATACCGGTTTTAGTAAAGATTTGCCGACTGGCAGTGGGCTGTATTATTTTTTCACGCGGGAACTGCCAACTTTACAACAACTAGGTACAGTTAAGCTGGGTAAAAAATTGCGAGAATTGTATTTGGATGCCCATAAGATTGAACCAGAAGTTAAAGTGGACAGTGATGGTTCTTGGTTAGATGTTCACTTTGATATCTCAGGTATTGGTGAAAAAGAAATTGATAATATTTTGCAAAGCTTATTAAATCAAGATGCTTTTTACACACTAACTAATGGGCAGATATTGTCACTGGAAACACCAGAATTTCAAGAAACCAGCGCGATTTTACAAAAATTGCGACAAACAAATAGTCAAGACGGCGTCATAAAAATGCCGTTAAACCAAGGTTTGGTTTTACAAGAGCAGCTAAAAACAGCGAATGTTGCGTTTAGTGATAACTTTACCCAAATGGCCAAAGATTTAACGCATCCTGAAAACTATCCTGTGGCTTTGCCTGAAGGTTTAAATGCGGACTTACGCCCTTATCAAGTAACGGGTTTTCGTTGGTTAAAAATGTTGTCTCATTACCAATTTGGCGGAATTTTGGCCGATGAAATGGGTTTAGGGAAAACATTACAGACCATTGCTTATCTTTTATCAGAAAAGCAAGAAAAAGCTAGTAGGAGAACGTTAATCGTGGCACCGGCTAGTTTAACTTTCAACTGGTTAGCGGAGTTAAAGAAATTTGCCCCAAGTTTGAAAGCAGTGGTGGTGGGTGGCAATAAGCATGAGCGGATGCAGTGTTTAAGTCAACCGGTGGATATTTACATCACCTCTTACGCTAGTTTGCGTCAAGATATTGCCCTTTATCAAGAATTAACTTTAGACCAATTAATCTTAGATGAAGCTCAAATGGTGAAAAACGCGGCTACAAAAACAGCAAAAGCCTTACGCTCTTTAGTTATTCCGAATCGGTTTGCTTTGAGTGGGACCCCAATTGAAAATAATTTAGAAGAATTGTGGTCGTTATTTGAAATGATCATGCCAGGCTTTTTCCCAAGTCAGCAACGTTACCGCCAATTATCAGCCGAACAAATTGCCCAAATGATTAAGCCTTTTGTTTTACGACGGGATAAAGCCACCGTCTTAAAAGACTTACCAGAAAAATTGGAAACCAATTATTACAGTGCCTTAACTGAAGATCAAAAGAAAATTTATTTGGCATATTTACGGCAAATGCGCGAAGAAATCAGTCAAATGGATGCGGCTGCCTTTAAGAAAAATCGAATCAGTATTTTGGCCGGCCTAACGCGCTTGCGGCAAATTTGTTGTGATCCGAAATTATTCATTGACGATTATACCGGAACGTCGGGTAAATTAGAGCAAGTAAAAGATCTAATTCAAGCGGCTCAAGAAAATGGCCGGCGGGTTTTATTGTTCTCGCAATTTACCGGTATGCTGACAATTATTGAAGAAGAGTTAGCTAAATTAGGTTATGATAGTTTTTATTTGCGGGGGAGTACACCACCAAAAAATCGGATTGAAATGGTAGATGCTTTTAACAAAGGGGAGAAGGATGTCTTTTTGATTTCTCTAAAGGCTGGTGGAACTGGCTTGAACTTGACCGGAGCAGATACGGTGATCCTTTACGACTTATGGTGGAATCCGGCTGTAGAAGAACAAGCGGCCGGGCGCGCTCATCGGATTGGTCAAGAAAAAGTAGTTGAAGTGTGGCGCATGATT